From Larus michahellis chromosome 8, bLarMic1.1, whole genome shotgun sequence, one genomic window encodes:
- the ATPAF2 gene encoding ATP synthase mitochondrial F1 complex assembly factor 2: protein MWCGCRRLLWGRSPPARLPRPPPAAVGSGPVGPGGGRAYAPPAERKRFYQNVSISQGEGGFEINLDHRKLKTPQAKLFTVPSEALAIAVATEWDSQKDTIKFYTMHLTTLCNTALDNPTQRNKMQLIRAAVKFLETDTVCYRVEEPAALAELQKNEWDPVVAWAEKRYNVAIGSSTSILGPNIPASTKETFISHLASYNMWALQGIEYVITQLKSLILSMGLIDRHITVEKAVLLSRLEEEYQIQRWGNVEWAHDYDLCELRARAAAGTLFVHLCSESSTVKHKLLQD from the exons ATGTGGTGCGGCTGCCGCCGGCTGCTGTGGGgtcgctccccgcccgcccggctcccccgACCGCCTCCTGCCGCTGTCGGGAGCGGCCCAGTGGGGCCGGGTGGGGGCCGGGCTTACGCCCCACCGGCAG AGAGGAAGCGGTTTTACCAGAATGTGAGCATCTCTCAAGGAGAAG GAGGCTTTGAAATAAACCTGGACCACCGAAAGCTGAAAACGCCCCAGGCCAAGCTCTTCACTGTCCCTAGTGAGGCCTTGGCCATTGCAGTGGCAACAGAGTGGGACTCCCAGAAAGACACCATCAAGTTCTACACTATGCATCTG ACCACGCTGTGCAACACGGCGCTGGACAATCCCACGCAGCGAAACAAAATGCAGCTGATCCGTGCGGCTGTGAAGTTCCTGGAGACTGACACTGTCTG CTATCGTGTGGAGGAGCCGGCTGCCttggcagagctgcagaagaaTGAATGGGATCCTGTTGTCGCCTGGGCTGAGAAAAG GTACAACGTGGCAATTGGCTCCTCGACCAGCATCCTGGGGCCAAACATCCCAGCCAGCACCAAGGAGACCTTCATCAGCCATCTGGCATCCTACAACATGTGGGCTCTGCAAG GTATAGAATATGTAATCACCCAGCTGAAATCTCTGATTCTGTCCATGGGTCTGATTGACAGGCACATTACAGTAGAGAAAGCCGTGCTGCTGTCTCGCCTGGAGGAAGAATACCAG aTTCAGCGGTGGGGCAATGTGGAGTGGGCCCATGACTATGATCTGTGCGAGCTGCGTGCTCGCGCGGCAGCTGGGACTCTCTTTGTTCACCTCTGTTCCGAGAGCTCGACTGTAAAACACAAGCTGCTGCAGGACtga
- the GID4 gene encoding glucose-induced degradation protein 4 homolog, whose protein sequence is MPVRSERCRAGGAAGSASSPASGAAASSLVPPPPINTAQPGVATSLLYSGAKFRGQQRSKGNAYEVEVVMQHVDMENSYLCGYLKIKGLTEEYPTLTTFFEGEIISKKHPFLTRKWDADEDVDRKHWGKFQAFYQYAKTFNSDDFDYEDLKNGDYVFMRWKEQFLVPDHTIKDISGASFAGFYYICFQKSAASIEGYYYHRSSEWYQSLNLTHVPEHSAPIYEFR, encoded by the exons ATGCCGGTGCGGAGCGAGAGGTGCCGCGCGGGTGGAGCGGCGGGCTCGGCCTCTTCGCCGGCCTCCGGAGCGGCGGCCAGTAGCCTGGTGCCGCCGCCCCCCATCAACACGGCGCAGCCCGGCGTGGCCACCTCGCTGCTCTACAGCGGCGCCAAGTTCCGCGGGCAGCAGCGCAGCAAGGGCAATGCCTACGAGGTGGAGGTCGTCATGCAG CATGTGGATATGGAAAACTCCTATCTCTGTGGATACTTGAAGATTAAAGGCCTTACAGAG gagTACCCAACCCTCACCACTTTCTTTGAAGGGGAAATAATCAGTAAAAAGCACCCTTTCTTAACACGCAAATGGGATGCTGATGAAGACGTGGATCGTAAACACTGG ggGAAGTTCCAGGCTTTTTACCAGTATGCAAAAACATTTAACTCCGATGACTTTGATTATGAGGATCTGAAAAATGGGGACTATGTCTTCATGAGATGGAAG GAACAGTTCCTAGTCCCAGATCACACTATCAAAGACATCAGCGGTGCTTCCTTTGCTGGTTTCTATTACATCTGCTTCCAGAAGTCAGCAGCATCTATAGAGGGCTATTACTACCATAGGAGTTCAGAATG gtaTCAGTCATTGAATTTAACTCACGTTCCTGAGCACAGCGCTCCTATCTACGAATTCCGATGA